Proteins encoded within one genomic window of Cyprinus carpio isolate SPL01 chromosome A15, ASM1834038v1, whole genome shotgun sequence:
- the ppm1na gene encoding protein phosphatase, Mg2+/Mn2+ dependent, 1Na (putative) → MRTARRASNMEVPSFLRQLVKETEKMVTFFFKGGRREPGVDDEYSENEEDMGRPYLERPILEKDTAEGGSKCGINYGMASMQGWRAQMEDSHTCMPEMTNALPDWSYFAVYDGHAGRMVAQYCSRHLLDFILDTGCVTVDEDVDQVKDGIRVGFLNIDRHMHTLTRNESWDHSGSTATAVMISPRNIYFINCGDSRTFLCRDGQVVFYTEDHKPINPREKERIQNAGGSVTLQRINGSLAVSRALGDFNFKEVEWRTQTEQLVSPEPEVYELERTPKDEFLVVACDGVWDAISNEELCAFVRNRLQVCDDLREICTQVIDLCLYKGSLDNISIIIICFDGAPKVTPEALQQEAELERVIEQKVAEIINVIRSKDEEPDLLYVMKFLASENIPGLPPSGGISCKKDCIIGAYQKYAAAFRSLEPMDTGGSDDST, encoded by the exons ATGAGAACCGCCAGGCGAGCCAGCAACATGGAGGTGCCCTCATTCCTGAGGCAGCTGGTAAAGGAAACCGAGAAGATGGTGACCTTCTTCTTCAAGGGTGGCCGACGGGAGCCGGGAGTTGATGATGAGTACTCTGAAAATGAAGAGGACATGGGCAGACCCTACCTAGAAAGGCCCATTTTGGAGAAAGATACAGCAGAAGGCGGGTCGAAATGTGGCATTAACTACGGCATGGCCAGTATGCAGGGTTGGCGTGCCCAGATGGAGGATTCCCACACCTGCATGCCAGAGATGACCAATGCCTTGCCAGACTGGAGCTATTTTGCCGTGTACGATGGACATGCGGGGAGAATGGTGGCTCAGTACTGCTCCAGACACCTGCTGGATTTTATTCTCGACACAG GCTGTGTGACGGTGGATGAGGATGTAGACCAGGTCAAAGATGGCATCAGAGTTGGCTTTCTTAACATAGATcgtcacatgcacacactgacCCGCAATGAGAGCTGGGACCACAGTGGATCGACAGCAACCGCTGTCATGATCTCTCCACGAAACATCTACTTCATCAACTGTGGTGATTCACGGACCTTCCTTTGCCGCGATGGCCAGGTGGTCTTCTACACGGAGGACCACAAACCTATCAACCCACGTGAGAAAGAGCGCATCCAGAACGCTGGCGGCTCCGTCACCCTGCAGCGCATCAACGGCTCGCTGGCCGTGTCCCGCGCCCTTGGCGACTTCAACTTTAAGGAGGTGGAATGGAGGACTCAGACCGAACAGCTGGTGTCTCCTGAACCAGAGGTGTACGAGCTGGAGCGAACCCCAAAAGATGAGTTCCTGGTGGTAGCGTGTGATGGTGTCTGGGACGCCATCAGTAATGAGGAGCTGTGTGCATTTGTGCGCAACCGTCTGCAAGTCTGTGATGATCTGAGGGAGATCTGCACACAGGTCATTGACCTCTGCCTCTATAAG GGAAGTTTAGACAACATCAGCATTATCATTATTTGCTTTGATGGCGCCCCCAAGGTGACCCCAGAGGCACTGCAACAGGAGGCAGAGTTAGAACGCGTCATTGAGCAAAAAGTGGCAG AGATCATTAACGTGATCAGATCTAAAGACGAGGAACCTGACCTGCTCTATGTGATGAAATTCCTGGCATCTGAAAATATTCCCGGCCTCCCACCAAGTGGAGGAATCTCATGCAA GAAAGATTGCATAATTGGTGCATATCAAAAATATGCAGCAGCCTTCAGATCTCTTGAGCCGATG GATACTGGCGGCTCTGATGACTCCACCTAG